One part of the Bacillota bacterium genome encodes these proteins:
- the nadE gene encoding NAD(+) synthase, translating into MTGLESLQTEMQIDSAAVTPLLTRFIAAKVEELEREGVILGLSGGVDSAVVAALCRRAVGPDKVVALVMPEKDSRKEHFQDALTLAADLGINARVISLTTWLKEVEAYRLFALDKLSFFGKLRERIMKTAYNYYRKKTGETPFSASLLGFKDKDFTSYLKTGNAYYRLKHRLRMVLLYLHGELENRLVVGCANKTEYKIGFFVKHGCDDAADVMPLLDLYKTQVRALARHLEIPTRIIEKAPSPDILPGINDEEAIGLSYKELDLILLALEKGWAESEISQAVGVEKERVEYVKNLIQRSAHMRQTYFPQIQN; encoded by the coding sequence TTGACGGGGCTTGAGAGTCTCCAGACAGAAATGCAGATCGATTCTGCAGCTGTCACTCCCCTTCTTACCAGATTCATTGCCGCGAAAGTGGAGGAACTCGAAAGGGAAGGAGTGATCCTCGGGCTTAGCGGCGGGGTGGACTCGGCAGTTGTCGCTGCTTTGTGCCGAAGAGCAGTTGGTCCCGATAAAGTAGTTGCACTTGTGATGCCCGAAAAAGACTCCCGTAAGGAACACTTCCAAGATGCTCTCACTTTGGCGGCAGATTTAGGAATCAATGCCAGAGTAATCAGTCTCACAACTTGGCTGAAAGAAGTGGAGGCATACCGCCTGTTTGCTTTGGATAAACTTTCCTTTTTCGGAAAGCTCCGAGAAAGAATCATGAAAACCGCTTACAACTACTATCGAAAGAAAACTGGAGAAACTCCTTTTTCAGCAAGTCTCTTAGGGTTCAAGGACAAAGACTTCACCTCGTACCTCAAAACAGGAAATGCTTACTATCGGTTAAAACACCGTCTGCGTATGGTCCTGCTTTACCTCCACGGAGAGCTTGAAAACAGACTGGTTGTAGGCTGCGCCAACAAGACAGAATACAAAATCGGCTTTTTTGTCAAACACGGCTGCGACGATGCTGCTGATGTCATGCCCCTTCTTGACCTTTATAAAACCCAGGTGAGGGCCCTTGCTCGCCATTTGGAGATTCCGACACGCATCATTGAAAAGGCTCCTTCCCCTGATATCCTTCCCGGCATCAACGATGAAGAGGCAATAGGTCTTTCCTATAAAGAGCTTGATCTTATCCTACTGGCTTTAGAAAAGGGCTGGGCTGAATCCGAAATCAGCCAAGCGGTTGGCGTCGAAAAAGAAAGAGTTGAGTACGTTAAGAACCTTATACAGAGATCGGCCCATATGCGCCAGACCTATTTCCCCCAGATCCAAAATTAA
- a CDS encoding diguanylate cyclase codes for MKAARELLELLLVESSELPPEKLGGRLSLLEKIVDSLPDGVLAIDRAGKVVVWNRAVEEMTGVTKEEILGKGEYTYAVPFFGERRPILVNILLGNGKEWEQEYEKIERRGQVLVGEGFAPCAYGGRGLHFWTLAAPICDEKGNLLGAVQCIRDIGERKKMEEELRYQSMHDALTGLYNRAFFEEELRRLEKGRSFPVSLILCDLNGLKVVNDALGHEQGDELLRRAAKVIAGCVRGSDVVARVGGDEFAVILPQTNRKAAEEVVGRITEAVETDNAQHPDLPLSVSVGVATVEDASRPLREVYAEADDAMYRDKLAREAEPHRAVVRVLKAALAEKDYVAGGHTERVKKLACMLGRAVGLSRSDLDILCLLADVHDVGKLGVPEHILFKPSALTEKEWEEVKHHPEVGYRIALSSPELVPVAELIRQHHERWNGKGYPRGLRGEEIHILSRILAIADAYDAMTSERPYRPALSPEEALEELRKGAGTQFDPHLVEVFVRLLSEKR; via the coding sequence ATTAAAGCGGCCAGGGAATTGCTGGAACTCCTGCTCGTTGAAAGCAGCGAACTACCACCAGAAAAGTTAGGGGGGCGGCTGAGCCTTCTTGAGAAAATCGTCGACTCCCTCCCGGATGGCGTCCTTGCCATCGACCGCGCAGGCAAGGTGGTCGTGTGGAACCGGGCCGTGGAAGAAATGACTGGAGTCACGAAGGAGGAAATACTGGGCAAGGGCGAATACACTTACGCCGTCCCTTTTTTCGGGGAACGCAGGCCCATCCTCGTGAACATCCTGCTCGGCAACGGCAAGGAGTGGGAGCAGGAGTACGAAAAGATTGAGAGGAGGGGCCAAGTTCTTGTCGGGGAAGGTTTTGCCCCCTGCGCTTACGGCGGCAGGGGGCTTCATTTCTGGACCCTCGCGGCCCCGATCTGCGACGAGAAAGGGAACCTGCTCGGGGCGGTCCAGTGCATCCGCGACATCGGCGAGCGCAAGAAGATGGAGGAAGAGCTGAGGTACCAGAGCATGCACGACGCTCTCACCGGGCTTTACAACCGCGCCTTCTTCGAGGAGGAACTGCGGCGGCTGGAGAAGGGCCGCTCCTTTCCCGTGAGCCTTATCCTTTGCGACCTCAACGGCCTCAAGGTGGTCAACGATGCCCTGGGCCACGAGCAGGGCGACGAGCTCCTGCGCCGTGCGGCAAAGGTAATCGCGGGTTGCGTCCGCGGGTCCGACGTGGTGGCCCGGGTCGGCGGGGACGAGTTTGCCGTGATCCTGCCGCAGACGAACCGGAAGGCAGCGGAAGAAGTAGTCGGGCGCATAACCGAGGCGGTAGAGACGGACAACGCGCAGCACCCGGATCTCCCTCTGAGCGTTTCCGTGGGGGTGGCGACGGTGGAGGATGCTTCCCGCCCGCTGCGGGAGGTTTACGCGGAGGCCGACGACGCCATGTACAGGGACAAGCTCGCCAGGGAGGCGGAGCCGCACCGTGCGGTCGTCCGCGTGCTCAAGGCGGCCCTGGCGGAGAAGGATTACGTGGCCGGGGGTCACACGGAGCGGGTGAAAAAGCTGGCCTGTATGCTGGGCAGAGCGGTGGGGCTCTCTCGAAGCGACCTGGATATTCTTTGCCTTTTGGCGGACGTGCACGACGTGGGTAAGCTGGGAGTGCCTGAGCACATCCTTTTTAAGCCTTCTGCGCTCACCGAGAAAGAGTGGGAGGAAGTGAAACACCACCCTGAGGTGGGGTACCGGATCGCCCTTTCTTCACCCGAACTTGTCCCTGTGGCGGAACTCATCCGGCAGCATCACGAGCGGTGGAACGGGAAGGGATATCCCCGCGGGCTGCGCGGCGAGGAAATCCACATCCTGAGCCGCATCCTGGCCATAGCCGACGCCTATGACGCGATGACCTCGGAACGGCCCTACCGCCCTGCTCTGTCACCCGAGGAGGCCCTGGAGGAGCTAAGAAAGGGTGCGGGGACCCAGTTTGACCCGCACCTTGTGGAAGTTTTTGTAAGGTTGCTTTCGGAAAAAAGGTAA